A part of Maniola hyperantus chromosome 14, iAphHyp1.2, whole genome shotgun sequence genomic DNA contains:
- the LOC117988295 gene encoding uncharacterized protein isoform X1 produces MANRVSNNCCSAASVERAGLPGLLRDLQRLSEDQDSADIVFILGTAEEKVYAHKIILFARCKSFQNTKRGEVCRIPGCTITPSAGTQPTPIRMPHVQPETFRLFIQYVYTGKLLLHDSGVFEMMTLAADLGVEDLRAACEDHVTSTLSVESACTLLAAAMEIQDRPGGKSASSFMERCISFVGDNAADCIKTNAFLNLPKEALIKLISSDFLSLEEEEVWRCALAWAKQRAGVTQPTAHWTEEERARVCHHLAPLMQHVRLLLIDSAVFAEEVEPTGAVPMELSLERYRRAALHAAPRPEPDKRTQPRLAVNMFTGSVILQQDKSAFQSLLNSWCGTPKQSWRLVFRASTHGYSAQAFHSHCDGIAPVLLLVQVGKYVQSWRLVFRASTHGYSAQAFHSHCDGIAPVLLLVQVGKYVQSWRLVFRASTHGYSAQAFHSHCDGIAPVLLLVQVGKYVQSWRLVFRASTHGYSAQAFHSHCDGIAPVLLLVQVGKYVQSWRLVFRASTHGYSAQAFHSHCDGIAPVLLLVQVGKYVQSWRLVFRASTHGYSAQAFHSHCDGIAPVLLLVQVGKYVQSWRLVFRASTHGYSAQAFHSHCDGIAPVLLLVQVGKYVQSWRLVFRASTHGYSAQAFHSHCDGIAPVLLLVQLSRGAVIGGFCSAAWAGGGAGGYVSAERAFLFALTDTPQRHALVKKAFALCYHPDCGPIFGAGADLLLSHNCNANSDSYSNLHSYGDAAAPASLAHDYNFTVRDYEVFTLNHN; encoded by the exons gTGCAAAAGTTTTCAAAACACGAAACGCGGCGAAGTTTGTCGGATCCCAGGATGCACCATAACGCCATCTGCTGGCACCCAACCCACACCAATACGTATGCCACATGTTCAGCCGGAAACTTTCAGGCTTTTTATACAATACGTTTACACAGGAAAG CTTCTACTCCATGACTCAGGGGTGTTCGAAATGATGACACTAGCCGCAGATTTGGGAGTAGAAGATCTTCGCGCCGCTTGCGAAGATCATGTGACTTCTACATTGAGCGTGGAAAGCGCATGCACATTACTTGCTGCTGCAATGGAAATTCAAGATAGACCAG GTGGTAAGAGTGCATCATCGTTCATGGAGCGCTGCATCTCCTTCGTCGGAGACAATGCTGCCGACTGCATCAAGACCAACGCCTTCCTCAACCTGCCCAAGGAAGCTCTGATCAAGCTGATATCCTCGGACTTT CTCAGCCTAGAAGAGGAGGAGGTGTGGCGCTGCGCGCTGGCGTGGGCCAAGCAGCGCGCGGGCGTGACGCAGCCCACCGCGCACTGGACGGAGGAGGAGCGCGCGCGCGTGTGCCACCATCTGGCGCCGCTGATGCAGCATGTGCGCTTGCTGCTCATTG ACAGTGCAGTGTTTGCGGAGGAGGTGGAGCCCACGGGGGCGGTGCCCATGGAGCTGTCGCTGGAGCGCTACCGCCGAGCCGCACtgcacgccgcgccgcgccccgAGCCGGACAAGCGGACACAGCCACG gttAGCGGTGAATATGTTCACCGGCTCCGTGATCCTGCAGCAAGACAAGAGCGCCTTTCAGTCCCTCCTCAACAGCTG GTGCGGTACTCCAAAGCAATCTTGGCGCCTCGTGTTCCGCGCGTCGACGCACGGCTACTCCGCGCAGGCCTTCCACTCGCACTGCGACGGCATCGCACCCGTGTTGCTGCTCGTGCAGGTCGGTAAATATGTACAATCTTGGCGCCTCGTGTTCCGCGCGTCGACGCACGGCTACTCCGCGCAGGCCTTCCACTCGCACTGCGACGGCATCGCACCCGTGTTGCTGCTCGTGCAGGTCGGTAAATATGTACAATCTTGGCGCCTCGTGTTCCGCGCGTCGACGCACGGCTACTCCGCGCAGGCCTTCCACTCGCACTGCGACGGCATCGCACCCGTGTTGCTGCTCGTGCAGGTCGGTAAATATGTACAATCTTGGCGCCTCGTGTTCCGCGCGTCGACGCACGGCTACTCCGCGCAGGCCTTCCACTCGCACTGCGACGGCATCGCACCCGTGTTGCTGCTCGTGCAGGTCGGTAAATATGTACAATCTTGGCGCCTCGTGTTCCGCGCGTCGACGCACGGCTACTCCGCGCAGGCCTTCCACTCGCACTGCGACGGCATCGCACCCGTGTTGCTGCTCGTGCAGGTCGGTAAATATGTACAATCTTGGCGCCTCGTGTTCCGCGCGTCGACGCACGGCTACTCCGCGCAGGCCTTCCACTCGCACTGCGACGGCATCGCACCCGTGTTGCTGCTCGTGCAGGTCGGTAAATATGTACAATCTTGGCGCCTCGTGTTCCGCGCGTCGACGCACGGCTACTCCGCGCAGGCCTTCCACTCGCACTGCGACGGCATCGCACCCGTGTTGCTGCTCGTGCAGGTCGGTAAATATGTACAATCTTGGCGCCTCGTGTTCCGCGCGTCGACGCACGGCTACTCCGCGCAGGCCTTCCACTCGCACTGCGACGGCATCGCACCCGTGTTGCTGCTCGTGCAG CTGTCCCGCGGCGCCGTGATCGGCGGCTTCTGCTCGGCGGCgtgggcgggcggcggcgcgggcggctaCGTGTCCGCGGAGCGCGCGTTCCTGTTCGCGCTCACGGACACGCCGCAGCGACACGCGCTCGTCAAGAAGGCCTTCGCGCTCTGCTACCATCCCGA TTGCGGTCCGATATTCGGCGCGGGCGCAGACCTGCTGCTCTCGCACAACTGCAACGCCAACAGCGACAGCTACAGCAACCTGCACTCGTACGGCGACGCGGCCGCGCCCGCCTCGCTCGCGCACGACTACAACTTCACCGTGCGCGACTACGAGGTGTTCACCCTTAACCATAATTAG
- the LOC117988295 gene encoding uncharacterized protein isoform X3, which produces MERCISFVGDNAADCIKTNAFLNLPKEALIKLISSDFLSLEEEEVWRCALAWAKQRAGVTQPTAHWTEEERARVCHHLAPLMQHVRLLLIDSAVFAEEVEPTGAVPMELSLERYRRAALHAAPRPEPDKRTQPRLAVNMFTGSVILQQDKSAFQSLLNSWCGTPKQSWRLVFRASTHGYSAQAFHSHCDGIAPVLLLVQVGKYVQSWRLVFRASTHGYSAQAFHSHCDGIAPVLLLVQVGKYVQSWRLVFRASTHGYSAQAFHSHCDGIAPVLLLVQVGKYVQSWRLVFRASTHGYSAQAFHSHCDGIAPVLLLVQVGKYVQSWRLVFRASTHGYSAQAFHSHCDGIAPVLLLVQVGKYVQSWRLVFRASTHGYSAQAFHSHCDGIAPVLLLVQVGKYVQSWRLVFRASTHGYSAQAFHSHCDGIAPVLLLVQVGKYVQSWRLVFRASTHGYSAQAFHSHCDGIAPVLLLVQLSRGAVIGGFCSAAWAGGGAGGYVSAERAFLFALTDTPQRHALVKKAFALCYHPDCGPIFGAGADLLLSHNCNANSDSYSNLHSYGDAAAPASLAHDYNFTVRDYEVFTLNHN; this is translated from the exons ATGGAGCGCTGCATCTCCTTCGTCGGAGACAATGCTGCCGACTGCATCAAGACCAACGCCTTCCTCAACCTGCCCAAGGAAGCTCTGATCAAGCTGATATCCTCGGACTTT CTCAGCCTAGAAGAGGAGGAGGTGTGGCGCTGCGCGCTGGCGTGGGCCAAGCAGCGCGCGGGCGTGACGCAGCCCACCGCGCACTGGACGGAGGAGGAGCGCGCGCGCGTGTGCCACCATCTGGCGCCGCTGATGCAGCATGTGCGCTTGCTGCTCATTG ACAGTGCAGTGTTTGCGGAGGAGGTGGAGCCCACGGGGGCGGTGCCCATGGAGCTGTCGCTGGAGCGCTACCGCCGAGCCGCACtgcacgccgcgccgcgccccgAGCCGGACAAGCGGACACAGCCACG gttAGCGGTGAATATGTTCACCGGCTCCGTGATCCTGCAGCAAGACAAGAGCGCCTTTCAGTCCCTCCTCAACAGCTG GTGCGGTACTCCAAAGCAATCTTGGCGCCTCGTGTTCCGCGCGTCGACGCACGGCTACTCCGCGCAGGCCTTCCACTCGCACTGCGACGGCATCGCACCCGTGTTGCTGCTCGTGCAGGTCGGTAAATATGTACAATCTTGGCGCCTCGTGTTCCGCGCGTCGACGCACGGCTACTCCGCGCAGGCCTTCCACTCGCACTGCGACGGCATCGCACCCGTGTTGCTGCTCGTGCAGGTCGGTAAATATGTACAATCTTGGCGCCTCGTGTTCCGCGCGTCGACGCACGGCTACTCCGCGCAGGCCTTCCACTCGCACTGCGACGGCATCGCACCCGTGTTGCTGCTCGTGCAGGTCGGTAAATATGTACAATCTTGGCGCCTCGTGTTCCGCGCGTCGACGCACGGCTACTCCGCGCAGGCCTTCCACTCGCACTGCGACGGCATCGCACCCGTGTTGCTGCTCGTGCAGGTCGGTAAATATGTACAATCTTGGCGCCTCGTGTTCCGCGCGTCGACGCACGGCTACTCCGCGCAGGCCTTCCACTCGCACTGCGACGGCATCGCACCCGTGTTGCTGCTCGTGCAGGTCGGTAAATATGTACAATCTTGGCGCCTCGTGTTCCGCGCGTCGACGCACGGCTACTCCGCGCAGGCCTTCCACTCGCACTGCGACGGCATCGCACCCGTGTTGCTGCTCGTGCAGGTCGGTAAATATGTACAATCTTGGCGCCTCGTGTTCCGCGCGTCGACGCACGGCTACTCCGCGCAGGCCTTCCACTCGCACTGCGACGGCATCGCACCCGTGTTGCTGCTCGTGCAGGTCGGTAAATATGTACAATCTTGGCGCCTCGTGTTCCGCGCGTCGACGCACGGCTACTCCGCGCAGGCCTTCCACTCGCACTGCGACGGCATCGCACCCGTGTTGCTGCTCGTGCAG CTGTCCCGCGGCGCCGTGATCGGCGGCTTCTGCTCGGCGGCgtgggcgggcggcggcgcgggcggctaCGTGTCCGCGGAGCGCGCGTTCCTGTTCGCGCTCACGGACACGCCGCAGCGACACGCGCTCGTCAAGAAGGCCTTCGCGCTCTGCTACCATCCCGA TTGCGGTCCGATATTCGGCGCGGGCGCAGACCTGCTGCTCTCGCACAACTGCAACGCCAACAGCGACAGCTACAGCAACCTGCACTCGTACGGCGACGCGGCCGCGCCCGCCTCGCTCGCGCACGACTACAACTTCACCGTGCGCGACTACGAGGTGTTCACCCTTAACCATAATTAG
- the LOC117988295 gene encoding uncharacterized protein isoform X2 has protein sequence MPHVQPETFRLFIQYVYTGKLLLHDSGVFEMMTLAADLGVEDLRAACEDHVTSTLSVESACTLLAAAMEIQDRPGGKSASSFMERCISFVGDNAADCIKTNAFLNLPKEALIKLISSDFLSLEEEEVWRCALAWAKQRAGVTQPTAHWTEEERARVCHHLAPLMQHVRLLLIDSAVFAEEVEPTGAVPMELSLERYRRAALHAAPRPEPDKRTQPRLAVNMFTGSVILQQDKSAFQSLLNSWCGTPKQSWRLVFRASTHGYSAQAFHSHCDGIAPVLLLVQVGKYVQSWRLVFRASTHGYSAQAFHSHCDGIAPVLLLVQVGKYVQSWRLVFRASTHGYSAQAFHSHCDGIAPVLLLVQVGKYVQSWRLVFRASTHGYSAQAFHSHCDGIAPVLLLVQVGKYVQSWRLVFRASTHGYSAQAFHSHCDGIAPVLLLVQVGKYVQSWRLVFRASTHGYSAQAFHSHCDGIAPVLLLVQVGKYVQSWRLVFRASTHGYSAQAFHSHCDGIAPVLLLVQVGKYVQSWRLVFRASTHGYSAQAFHSHCDGIAPVLLLVQLSRGAVIGGFCSAAWAGGGAGGYVSAERAFLFALTDTPQRHALVKKAFALCYHPDCGPIFGAGADLLLSHNCNANSDSYSNLHSYGDAAAPASLAHDYNFTVRDYEVFTLNHN, from the exons ATGCCACATGTTCAGCCGGAAACTTTCAGGCTTTTTATACAATACGTTTACACAGGAAAG CTTCTACTCCATGACTCAGGGGTGTTCGAAATGATGACACTAGCCGCAGATTTGGGAGTAGAAGATCTTCGCGCCGCTTGCGAAGATCATGTGACTTCTACATTGAGCGTGGAAAGCGCATGCACATTACTTGCTGCTGCAATGGAAATTCAAGATAGACCAG GTGGTAAGAGTGCATCATCGTTCATGGAGCGCTGCATCTCCTTCGTCGGAGACAATGCTGCCGACTGCATCAAGACCAACGCCTTCCTCAACCTGCCCAAGGAAGCTCTGATCAAGCTGATATCCTCGGACTTT CTCAGCCTAGAAGAGGAGGAGGTGTGGCGCTGCGCGCTGGCGTGGGCCAAGCAGCGCGCGGGCGTGACGCAGCCCACCGCGCACTGGACGGAGGAGGAGCGCGCGCGCGTGTGCCACCATCTGGCGCCGCTGATGCAGCATGTGCGCTTGCTGCTCATTG ACAGTGCAGTGTTTGCGGAGGAGGTGGAGCCCACGGGGGCGGTGCCCATGGAGCTGTCGCTGGAGCGCTACCGCCGAGCCGCACtgcacgccgcgccgcgccccgAGCCGGACAAGCGGACACAGCCACG gttAGCGGTGAATATGTTCACCGGCTCCGTGATCCTGCAGCAAGACAAGAGCGCCTTTCAGTCCCTCCTCAACAGCTG GTGCGGTACTCCAAAGCAATCTTGGCGCCTCGTGTTCCGCGCGTCGACGCACGGCTACTCCGCGCAGGCCTTCCACTCGCACTGCGACGGCATCGCACCCGTGTTGCTGCTCGTGCAGGTCGGTAAATATGTACAATCTTGGCGCCTCGTGTTCCGCGCGTCGACGCACGGCTACTCCGCGCAGGCCTTCCACTCGCACTGCGACGGCATCGCACCCGTGTTGCTGCTCGTGCAGGTCGGTAAATATGTACAATCTTGGCGCCTCGTGTTCCGCGCGTCGACGCACGGCTACTCCGCGCAGGCCTTCCACTCGCACTGCGACGGCATCGCACCCGTGTTGCTGCTCGTGCAGGTCGGTAAATATGTACAATCTTGGCGCCTCGTGTTCCGCGCGTCGACGCACGGCTACTCCGCGCAGGCCTTCCACTCGCACTGCGACGGCATCGCACCCGTGTTGCTGCTCGTGCAGGTCGGTAAATATGTACAATCTTGGCGCCTCGTGTTCCGCGCGTCGACGCACGGCTACTCCGCGCAGGCCTTCCACTCGCACTGCGACGGCATCGCACCCGTGTTGCTGCTCGTGCAGGTCGGTAAATATGTACAATCTTGGCGCCTCGTGTTCCGCGCGTCGACGCACGGCTACTCCGCGCAGGCCTTCCACTCGCACTGCGACGGCATCGCACCCGTGTTGCTGCTCGTGCAGGTCGGTAAATATGTACAATCTTGGCGCCTCGTGTTCCGCGCGTCGACGCACGGCTACTCCGCGCAGGCCTTCCACTCGCACTGCGACGGCATCGCACCCGTGTTGCTGCTCGTGCAGGTCGGTAAATATGTACAATCTTGGCGCCTCGTGTTCCGCGCGTCGACGCACGGCTACTCCGCGCAGGCCTTCCACTCGCACTGCGACGGCATCGCACCCGTGTTGCTGCTCGTGCAG CTGTCCCGCGGCGCCGTGATCGGCGGCTTCTGCTCGGCGGCgtgggcgggcggcggcgcgggcggctaCGTGTCCGCGGAGCGCGCGTTCCTGTTCGCGCTCACGGACACGCCGCAGCGACACGCGCTCGTCAAGAAGGCCTTCGCGCTCTGCTACCATCCCGA TTGCGGTCCGATATTCGGCGCGGGCGCAGACCTGCTGCTCTCGCACAACTGCAACGCCAACAGCGACAGCTACAGCAACCTGCACTCGTACGGCGACGCGGCCGCGCCCGCCTCGCTCGCGCACGACTACAACTTCACCGTGCGCGACTACGAGGTGTTCACCCTTAACCATAATTAG